From a single Entelurus aequoreus isolate RoL-2023_Sb linkage group LG12, RoL_Eaeq_v1.1, whole genome shotgun sequence genomic region:
- the LOC133662201 gene encoding ciliated left-right organizer metallopeptidase isoform X1: MAPSQAVCVCLLLLTELPASCHKCIFDQVQARVRVVRSTLSPPVGPPGRTRTLQNPTGQDDPTFFTSPQPIRIQSWLSRESDHLSELEKGRMMATVDEAVRTMTSLLSVQRASTPLLLRRDVTKYCKFLWKNSSTINYNRCGRANGKYRTETCLHVTIPDEHLAGCEVLPEADSTRRIVLRPHGTGLPNVDFLLYLHIQAADKCRAEQPSLLAYAAHCQVDTRGRPLAGVVVICRDRLTTLTVPTVLHELFHALGFSKDLFHTWTDCSSQQVGADCSPRGKVTHSDGSGQMRIYTPSVISALQIHLGAVDPELGGPLENFDVPAGGVSSHWEARVLQGSIMLAVRDRSSTVHIDPVTLAAFQDTGWYTVNMSKAQSLVWGQGGGAMFGSISTCLENSSSFFCTGSGLGCHYLHLHKGECQTDPLLDGCRVYKELKNGSECWSQENEKKSPEEIFGLDSRCFFSSLTPHLSTKDAKSKSCEPILRPLSQNQSQLLVSGRCYRHRCTAPNSYQIQVQDSDWLDCPAGGSIHMRGYQGSVFCPDRRLCLYSDVAPPSQAENIPVFITRGQTSDLDDVSVQDDPWSAHFPAAATTLCCLSATACLLGVLKLAYWRCYTRCWARIHAASGDV; this comes from the exons ATGGCTCCTTCCCAagctgtgtgcgtgtgtctgctaCTGTTGACTGAGCTCCCGGCTTCCTGCCATAAGTGCATCTTTGACCAAGTCCAAGCTCGAGTCCGAGTTGTCCGAAGCACACTGAGTCCCCCAGTTGGACCCCCTGGCCGCACAAGAACCCTGCAAAACCCAACAGGACAGGACGATCCGACATTCTTTACCTCACCTCAGCCAATCAGAATCCAGAGCTGGCTTTCCAGGGAGAGCGATCACTTGTCAGAGTTGGAGAAAGGACGAATGATGGCGACGGTGGACGAGGCTGTGAGGACGATGACCTCTTTGCTGTCAG TGCAGCGAGCATCTACGCCGCTGCTTCTGAGGAGGGACGTCACCAAATACTGCAAGTTTCTTTGGAAGAATTCAAGCACTATTAACTACAACAG GTGTGGCAGGGCCAACGGCAAGTACAGGACCGAGACGTGTCTGCATGTGACG ATCCCAGATGAGCACCTGGCCGGGTGTGAAGTTCTCCCTGAGGCTGATTCCACTCGTCGGATCGTTCTGCGACCACACGGCACTGGCTTACCCAATGTGGACTTCCTGCTTTATCTCCACATTCAAGCCGCTGACAAGTGCAGAGCGGAG CAGCCTAGCCTGTTGGCCTACGCTGCCCACTGCCAGGTGGACACTCGTGGGCGACCTTTGGCTGGCGTGGTGGTCATCTGCCGGGATCGACTGACAACACTTACTGTAccg ACTGTTCTCCATGAGCTGTTTCATGCCCTCGGCTTCTCCAAGGATCTCTTCCACACATGGACAGACTGTTCCTCCCAGCAAG tgGGTGCCGACTGTTCTCCTCGGGGCAAAGTGACTCACAGTGATGGATCAGGCCAGATGAGAATCTACACCCCTTCTGTTATCTCAGCCTTGCAGATCCACCTGGGAGCTGTTGATCCTGAGCTGGGAGGGCCGCTTGAGAACTTT GATGTACCTGCAGGCGGCGTATCCTCTCACTGGGAGGCCCGAGTTCTGCAGGGGTCCATCATGTTGGCGGTGCGAGACCGTTCTAGCACAGTGCACATCGACCCAGTCACCTTGGCTGCTTTTCAGGACACCGGCTGGTACACTGTCAACATGAGCAAGGCTCAAAGTCTGGTCTGGGGACAAG gtGGAGGTGCCATGTTTGGTTCCATATCCACCTGTCTGGAAAACAGCTCATCTTTTTTCTGCACTGGCAG TGGACTAGGCTGCCATTACTTACATCTCCACAAGGGAGAGTGCCAGACCGATCCTCTCCTGGATGGATGTCGGGTCTACAAAGAGCTCAAAAATGGA AGCGAATGCTGGAGCCAAGAAAACGAGAAGAAATCACCAGAAGAGATCTTTGGCTTGGACAGTCGATGTTTCTTCTCCAGTCTCACTCCGCATTTAAGTACCAAGGATGCAAAGAGTAAAAGTTGTGAACCTATTCTACGTCCTCTTTCTCAGAACCAGAGTCAGCTACTTGTGTCGGGACGCTGTTACAGACACCGGTGCACTGCTCCAAACAGCTACCAGATCCAGGTGCAGGACTCGGACTGGCTAGActgtccagcagggggcagcattcat ATGAGAGGCTATCAGGGTTCAGTTTTTTGCCCTGACAGGAGGTTGTGTCTGTATTCAGATGTCGCTCCACCCTCTCAGGCTGAGAACATTCCAGTTTTCATCACAAG GGGTCAAACCAGTGATCTGGATGATGTTTCAGTCCAAGATGACCCTTGGTCAGCCCACTTCCCTGCTGCTGCGACAACACTTTGCTGCCTTTCAGCGACAGCATGTCTGCTGGGGGTCCTCAAGCTGGCGTACTGGAGATGTTACACCCGCTGTTGGGCTAGGATCCATGCAGCCTCAGGCGACGTTTAG
- the LOC133662201 gene encoding ciliated left-right organizer metallopeptidase isoform X4: protein MAPSQAVCVCLLLLTELPASCHKCIFDQVQARVRVVRSTLSPPVGPPGRTRTLQNPTGQDDPTFFTSPQPIRIQSWLSRESDHLSELEKGRMMATVDEAVRTMTSLLSVQRASTPLLLRRDVTKYCKFLWKNSSTINYNRCGRANGKYRTETCLHVTIPDEHLAGCEVLPEADSTRRIVLRPHGTGLPNVDFLLYLHIQAADKCRAEPSLLAYAAHCQVDTRGRPLAGVVVICRDRLTTLTTVLHELFHALGFSKDLFHTWTDCSSQQVGADCSPRGKVTHSDGSGQMRIYTPSVISALQIHLGAVDPELGGPLENFDVPAGGVSSHWEARVLQGSIMLAVRDRSSTVHIDPVTLAAFQDTGWYTVNMSKAQSLVWGQGGGAMFGSISTCLENSSSFFCTGSGLGCHYLHLHKGECQTDPLLDGCRVYKELKNGSECWSQENEKKSPEEIFGLDSRCFFSSLTPHLSTKDAKSKSCEPILRPLSQNQSQLLVSGRCYRHRCTAPNSYQIQVQDSDWLDCPAGGSIHMRGYQGSVFCPDRRLCLYSDVAPPSQAENIPVFITRGQTSDLDDVSVQDDPWSAHFPAAATTLCCLSATACLLGVLKLAYWRCYTRCWARIHAASGDV, encoded by the exons ATGGCTCCTTCCCAagctgtgtgcgtgtgtctgctaCTGTTGACTGAGCTCCCGGCTTCCTGCCATAAGTGCATCTTTGACCAAGTCCAAGCTCGAGTCCGAGTTGTCCGAAGCACACTGAGTCCCCCAGTTGGACCCCCTGGCCGCACAAGAACCCTGCAAAACCCAACAGGACAGGACGATCCGACATTCTTTACCTCACCTCAGCCAATCAGAATCCAGAGCTGGCTTTCCAGGGAGAGCGATCACTTGTCAGAGTTGGAGAAAGGACGAATGATGGCGACGGTGGACGAGGCTGTGAGGACGATGACCTCTTTGCTGTCAG TGCAGCGAGCATCTACGCCGCTGCTTCTGAGGAGGGACGTCACCAAATACTGCAAGTTTCTTTGGAAGAATTCAAGCACTATTAACTACAACAG GTGTGGCAGGGCCAACGGCAAGTACAGGACCGAGACGTGTCTGCATGTGACG ATCCCAGATGAGCACCTGGCCGGGTGTGAAGTTCTCCCTGAGGCTGATTCCACTCGTCGGATCGTTCTGCGACCACACGGCACTGGCTTACCCAATGTGGACTTCCTGCTTTATCTCCACATTCAAGCCGCTGACAAGTGCAGAGCGGAG CCTAGCCTGTTGGCCTACGCTGCCCACTGCCAGGTGGACACTCGTGGGCGACCTTTGGCTGGCGTGGTGGTCATCTGCCGGGATCGACTGACAACACTTACT ACTGTTCTCCATGAGCTGTTTCATGCCCTCGGCTTCTCCAAGGATCTCTTCCACACATGGACAGACTGTTCCTCCCAGCAAG tgGGTGCCGACTGTTCTCCTCGGGGCAAAGTGACTCACAGTGATGGATCAGGCCAGATGAGAATCTACACCCCTTCTGTTATCTCAGCCTTGCAGATCCACCTGGGAGCTGTTGATCCTGAGCTGGGAGGGCCGCTTGAGAACTTT GATGTACCTGCAGGCGGCGTATCCTCTCACTGGGAGGCCCGAGTTCTGCAGGGGTCCATCATGTTGGCGGTGCGAGACCGTTCTAGCACAGTGCACATCGACCCAGTCACCTTGGCTGCTTTTCAGGACACCGGCTGGTACACTGTCAACATGAGCAAGGCTCAAAGTCTGGTCTGGGGACAAG gtGGAGGTGCCATGTTTGGTTCCATATCCACCTGTCTGGAAAACAGCTCATCTTTTTTCTGCACTGGCAG TGGACTAGGCTGCCATTACTTACATCTCCACAAGGGAGAGTGCCAGACCGATCCTCTCCTGGATGGATGTCGGGTCTACAAAGAGCTCAAAAATGGA AGCGAATGCTGGAGCCAAGAAAACGAGAAGAAATCACCAGAAGAGATCTTTGGCTTGGACAGTCGATGTTTCTTCTCCAGTCTCACTCCGCATTTAAGTACCAAGGATGCAAAGAGTAAAAGTTGTGAACCTATTCTACGTCCTCTTTCTCAGAACCAGAGTCAGCTACTTGTGTCGGGACGCTGTTACAGACACCGGTGCACTGCTCCAAACAGCTACCAGATCCAGGTGCAGGACTCGGACTGGCTAGActgtccagcagggggcagcattcat ATGAGAGGCTATCAGGGTTCAGTTTTTTGCCCTGACAGGAGGTTGTGTCTGTATTCAGATGTCGCTCCACCCTCTCAGGCTGAGAACATTCCAGTTTTCATCACAAG GGGTCAAACCAGTGATCTGGATGATGTTTCAGTCCAAGATGACCCTTGGTCAGCCCACTTCCCTGCTGCTGCGACAACACTTTGCTGCCTTTCAGCGACAGCATGTCTGCTGGGGGTCCTCAAGCTGGCGTACTGGAGATGTTACACCCGCTGTTGGGCTAGGATCCATGCAGCCTCAGGCGACGTTTAG
- the LOC133662201 gene encoding ciliated left-right organizer metallopeptidase isoform X2 yields the protein MAPSQAVCVCLLLLTELPASCHKCIFDQVQARVRVVRSTLSPPVGPPGRTRTLQNPTGQDDPTFFTSPQPIRIQSWLSRESDHLSELEKGRMMATVDEAVRTMTSLLSVQRASTPLLLRRDVTKYCKFLWKNSSTINYNRCGRANGKYRTETCLHVTIPDEHLAGCEVLPEADSTRRIVLRPHGTGLPNVDFLLYLHIQAADKCRAEPSLLAYAAHCQVDTRGRPLAGVVVICRDRLTTLTVPTVLHELFHALGFSKDLFHTWTDCSSQQVGADCSPRGKVTHSDGSGQMRIYTPSVISALQIHLGAVDPELGGPLENFDVPAGGVSSHWEARVLQGSIMLAVRDRSSTVHIDPVTLAAFQDTGWYTVNMSKAQSLVWGQGGGAMFGSISTCLENSSSFFCTGSGLGCHYLHLHKGECQTDPLLDGCRVYKELKNGSECWSQENEKKSPEEIFGLDSRCFFSSLTPHLSTKDAKSKSCEPILRPLSQNQSQLLVSGRCYRHRCTAPNSYQIQVQDSDWLDCPAGGSIHMRGYQGSVFCPDRRLCLYSDVAPPSQAENIPVFITRGQTSDLDDVSVQDDPWSAHFPAAATTLCCLSATACLLGVLKLAYWRCYTRCWARIHAASGDV from the exons ATGGCTCCTTCCCAagctgtgtgcgtgtgtctgctaCTGTTGACTGAGCTCCCGGCTTCCTGCCATAAGTGCATCTTTGACCAAGTCCAAGCTCGAGTCCGAGTTGTCCGAAGCACACTGAGTCCCCCAGTTGGACCCCCTGGCCGCACAAGAACCCTGCAAAACCCAACAGGACAGGACGATCCGACATTCTTTACCTCACCTCAGCCAATCAGAATCCAGAGCTGGCTTTCCAGGGAGAGCGATCACTTGTCAGAGTTGGAGAAAGGACGAATGATGGCGACGGTGGACGAGGCTGTGAGGACGATGACCTCTTTGCTGTCAG TGCAGCGAGCATCTACGCCGCTGCTTCTGAGGAGGGACGTCACCAAATACTGCAAGTTTCTTTGGAAGAATTCAAGCACTATTAACTACAACAG GTGTGGCAGGGCCAACGGCAAGTACAGGACCGAGACGTGTCTGCATGTGACG ATCCCAGATGAGCACCTGGCCGGGTGTGAAGTTCTCCCTGAGGCTGATTCCACTCGTCGGATCGTTCTGCGACCACACGGCACTGGCTTACCCAATGTGGACTTCCTGCTTTATCTCCACATTCAAGCCGCTGACAAGTGCAGAGCGGAG CCTAGCCTGTTGGCCTACGCTGCCCACTGCCAGGTGGACACTCGTGGGCGACCTTTGGCTGGCGTGGTGGTCATCTGCCGGGATCGACTGACAACACTTACTGTAccg ACTGTTCTCCATGAGCTGTTTCATGCCCTCGGCTTCTCCAAGGATCTCTTCCACACATGGACAGACTGTTCCTCCCAGCAAG tgGGTGCCGACTGTTCTCCTCGGGGCAAAGTGACTCACAGTGATGGATCAGGCCAGATGAGAATCTACACCCCTTCTGTTATCTCAGCCTTGCAGATCCACCTGGGAGCTGTTGATCCTGAGCTGGGAGGGCCGCTTGAGAACTTT GATGTACCTGCAGGCGGCGTATCCTCTCACTGGGAGGCCCGAGTTCTGCAGGGGTCCATCATGTTGGCGGTGCGAGACCGTTCTAGCACAGTGCACATCGACCCAGTCACCTTGGCTGCTTTTCAGGACACCGGCTGGTACACTGTCAACATGAGCAAGGCTCAAAGTCTGGTCTGGGGACAAG gtGGAGGTGCCATGTTTGGTTCCATATCCACCTGTCTGGAAAACAGCTCATCTTTTTTCTGCACTGGCAG TGGACTAGGCTGCCATTACTTACATCTCCACAAGGGAGAGTGCCAGACCGATCCTCTCCTGGATGGATGTCGGGTCTACAAAGAGCTCAAAAATGGA AGCGAATGCTGGAGCCAAGAAAACGAGAAGAAATCACCAGAAGAGATCTTTGGCTTGGACAGTCGATGTTTCTTCTCCAGTCTCACTCCGCATTTAAGTACCAAGGATGCAAAGAGTAAAAGTTGTGAACCTATTCTACGTCCTCTTTCTCAGAACCAGAGTCAGCTACTTGTGTCGGGACGCTGTTACAGACACCGGTGCACTGCTCCAAACAGCTACCAGATCCAGGTGCAGGACTCGGACTGGCTAGActgtccagcagggggcagcattcat ATGAGAGGCTATCAGGGTTCAGTTTTTTGCCCTGACAGGAGGTTGTGTCTGTATTCAGATGTCGCTCCACCCTCTCAGGCTGAGAACATTCCAGTTTTCATCACAAG GGGTCAAACCAGTGATCTGGATGATGTTTCAGTCCAAGATGACCCTTGGTCAGCCCACTTCCCTGCTGCTGCGACAACACTTTGCTGCCTTTCAGCGACAGCATGTCTGCTGGGGGTCCTCAAGCTGGCGTACTGGAGATGTTACACCCGCTGTTGGGCTAGGATCCATGCAGCCTCAGGCGACGTTTAG
- the LOC133662201 gene encoding ciliated left-right organizer metallopeptidase isoform X3 has translation MAPSQAVCVCLLLLTELPASCHKCIFDQVQARVRVVRSTLSPPVGPPGRTRTLQNPTGQDDPTFFTSPQPIRIQSWLSRESDHLSELEKGRMMATVDEAVRTMTSLLSVQRASTPLLLRRDVTKYCKFLWKNSSTINYNRCGRANGKYRTETCLHVTIPDEHLAGCEVLPEADSTRRIVLRPHGTGLPNVDFLLYLHIQAADKCRAEQPSLLAYAAHCQVDTRGRPLAGVVVICRDRLTTLTTVLHELFHALGFSKDLFHTWTDCSSQQVGADCSPRGKVTHSDGSGQMRIYTPSVISALQIHLGAVDPELGGPLENFDVPAGGVSSHWEARVLQGSIMLAVRDRSSTVHIDPVTLAAFQDTGWYTVNMSKAQSLVWGQGGGAMFGSISTCLENSSSFFCTGSGLGCHYLHLHKGECQTDPLLDGCRVYKELKNGSECWSQENEKKSPEEIFGLDSRCFFSSLTPHLSTKDAKSKSCEPILRPLSQNQSQLLVSGRCYRHRCTAPNSYQIQVQDSDWLDCPAGGSIHMRGYQGSVFCPDRRLCLYSDVAPPSQAENIPVFITRGQTSDLDDVSVQDDPWSAHFPAAATTLCCLSATACLLGVLKLAYWRCYTRCWARIHAASGDV, from the exons ATGGCTCCTTCCCAagctgtgtgcgtgtgtctgctaCTGTTGACTGAGCTCCCGGCTTCCTGCCATAAGTGCATCTTTGACCAAGTCCAAGCTCGAGTCCGAGTTGTCCGAAGCACACTGAGTCCCCCAGTTGGACCCCCTGGCCGCACAAGAACCCTGCAAAACCCAACAGGACAGGACGATCCGACATTCTTTACCTCACCTCAGCCAATCAGAATCCAGAGCTGGCTTTCCAGGGAGAGCGATCACTTGTCAGAGTTGGAGAAAGGACGAATGATGGCGACGGTGGACGAGGCTGTGAGGACGATGACCTCTTTGCTGTCAG TGCAGCGAGCATCTACGCCGCTGCTTCTGAGGAGGGACGTCACCAAATACTGCAAGTTTCTTTGGAAGAATTCAAGCACTATTAACTACAACAG GTGTGGCAGGGCCAACGGCAAGTACAGGACCGAGACGTGTCTGCATGTGACG ATCCCAGATGAGCACCTGGCCGGGTGTGAAGTTCTCCCTGAGGCTGATTCCACTCGTCGGATCGTTCTGCGACCACACGGCACTGGCTTACCCAATGTGGACTTCCTGCTTTATCTCCACATTCAAGCCGCTGACAAGTGCAGAGCGGAG CAGCCTAGCCTGTTGGCCTACGCTGCCCACTGCCAGGTGGACACTCGTGGGCGACCTTTGGCTGGCGTGGTGGTCATCTGCCGGGATCGACTGACAACACTTACT ACTGTTCTCCATGAGCTGTTTCATGCCCTCGGCTTCTCCAAGGATCTCTTCCACACATGGACAGACTGTTCCTCCCAGCAAG tgGGTGCCGACTGTTCTCCTCGGGGCAAAGTGACTCACAGTGATGGATCAGGCCAGATGAGAATCTACACCCCTTCTGTTATCTCAGCCTTGCAGATCCACCTGGGAGCTGTTGATCCTGAGCTGGGAGGGCCGCTTGAGAACTTT GATGTACCTGCAGGCGGCGTATCCTCTCACTGGGAGGCCCGAGTTCTGCAGGGGTCCATCATGTTGGCGGTGCGAGACCGTTCTAGCACAGTGCACATCGACCCAGTCACCTTGGCTGCTTTTCAGGACACCGGCTGGTACACTGTCAACATGAGCAAGGCTCAAAGTCTGGTCTGGGGACAAG gtGGAGGTGCCATGTTTGGTTCCATATCCACCTGTCTGGAAAACAGCTCATCTTTTTTCTGCACTGGCAG TGGACTAGGCTGCCATTACTTACATCTCCACAAGGGAGAGTGCCAGACCGATCCTCTCCTGGATGGATGTCGGGTCTACAAAGAGCTCAAAAATGGA AGCGAATGCTGGAGCCAAGAAAACGAGAAGAAATCACCAGAAGAGATCTTTGGCTTGGACAGTCGATGTTTCTTCTCCAGTCTCACTCCGCATTTAAGTACCAAGGATGCAAAGAGTAAAAGTTGTGAACCTATTCTACGTCCTCTTTCTCAGAACCAGAGTCAGCTACTTGTGTCGGGACGCTGTTACAGACACCGGTGCACTGCTCCAAACAGCTACCAGATCCAGGTGCAGGACTCGGACTGGCTAGActgtccagcagggggcagcattcat ATGAGAGGCTATCAGGGTTCAGTTTTTTGCCCTGACAGGAGGTTGTGTCTGTATTCAGATGTCGCTCCACCCTCTCAGGCTGAGAACATTCCAGTTTTCATCACAAG GGGTCAAACCAGTGATCTGGATGATGTTTCAGTCCAAGATGACCCTTGGTCAGCCCACTTCCCTGCTGCTGCGACAACACTTTGCTGCCTTTCAGCGACAGCATGTCTGCTGGGGGTCCTCAAGCTGGCGTACTGGAGATGTTACACCCGCTGTTGGGCTAGGATCCATGCAGCCTCAGGCGACGTTTAG
- the lrp10 gene encoding low-density lipoprotein receptor-related protein 10 produces MMHICTLFFGITAYGWLRCAFCFDHCGDSPHELDSKVGEIMSSTYHTWSFGYSATNDCWNIKGLEGEPIVISFSQFSVRCRKEWLSIQSSADGQPLILCGTQLPQPVEFPGGNITLVHHFLPQLYPVSSFRLNYARDPDSSECPLTSFECLGGRCLPLSWRCNGQVECLGEGDSFGTDEEGCGKEGNTAGSTKAEENRVEKNRVSGSRQQNPVEKSQNSDRADKLLDLLNDREEDDEDDEDVEPSIAPRVLVVTPAPIEWPCGGLLQTFYGTFSPPTLRGPPLLCIWTLDPDDSRPLRLDLQQLVLGVGDRLTVHNRAQGKGDVIKIITSASNYKSVQVESHTGRLSLTYQTQPGSEGSGFNATFHVGSYCPPWEGRCGGPSGGCFTQEQRCDGKWDCPETGKDEDGCRGCSRNQFACGVAGQRMAAASSHFAGRPVCYPVSERCNYQLYCADGSDERDCTVCQPGTFHCDSDRCVFESWRCDGQLDCKDGTDELNCTVVLPRKVITAATVGSLVCGLLLVIAMGCTCKLYSLRTREYSLFAPISRHEAELIQQQAPPSYGQLIAQGIIPPVEDFPTENPNESSSLSLRGLLQLLRQDAVSSPQRRRRPRFIRRAVRRMRRWGLIPRPPSRPAQAPSSNQQQPDVAPLGQELTRSSPASSSSAVEAVNQPVPQKVSLLTQLARRDTLCQAASLAPPLPPPPSSSLPPPPYAPPAPPAEVPLTPPVGIPPSSPSMASIFQSLGLSLSLFRASPSSSSNNYMPLSASPSFSSSSDDDVLLIPLSEDAASEDDVPMLT; encoded by the exons ATGATGCACATCTGCACCCTTTTTTTCGGCATAACTG catatgGCTGGTTACGTTGTGCTTTTTGTTTTG ACCACTGTGGAGATTCCCCTCATGAATTGGACAGTAAAGTTGGAGAAATAATGAGTTCTACATATCACACCTGGTCCTTCGGCTACAGTGCCACAAATGATTGCTGGAATATTAAGGGTTTGGAAGGAGAGCCTATAGTcatcag CTTTTCCCAGTTTTCAGTTCGATGCAGGAAGGAATGGTTGTCCATCCAATCATCTGCTGATGGCCAGCCACTCATTCTATGCGGCACTCAATTGCCGCAACCTGTGGAATTTCCAGGGGGAAATATCACATTGGTGCACCACTTCCTGCCACAGTTATACCCTGTGTCTTCATTTCGTTTGAATTATGCCAGAG ATCCAGATTCCAGCGAATGCCCGTTGACGTCATTTGAATGTCTTGGGGGCCGTTGCCTACCCCTCTCGTGGCGTTGTAACGGCCAGGTGGAGTGTCTCGGTGAAGGGGATAGCTTCGGCACAGACGAGGAGGGCTGCGGTAAAGAGGGGAACACTGCCGGCAGCACAAAGGCTGAAGAAAACAGGGTTGAAAAGAACAGAGTTAGCGGCTCTCGGCAGCAAAACCCTGTTGAAAAAAGTCAGAACTCTGACAGGGCAGATAAGTTGTTGGACCTGCTGAATGACCGAGAGGAAGACGACGAGGATGATGAAGATGTGGAGCCGTCGATTGCACCCAGAGTGCTGGTTGTGACGCCCGCTCCTATCGAGTGGCCTTGTGGTGGACTTCTTCAGACTTTCTATGGGACCTTCTCTCCTCCAACTCTTCGTGGCCCACCTTTGCTCTGCATTTGGACTCTGGATCCAGATGACTCCCGGCCCCTGAGGCTCGACCTGCAGCAGCTGGTGCTGGGGGTCGGGGACAGGCTCACAGTGCACAACAGAGCGCAAGGCAAAGGGGATGTGATTAAAATT ATCACAAGCGCTTCCAATTATAAATCTGTCCAAGTGGAGTCACACACGGGCCGGCTGTCGCTTACCTATCAGACGCAACCTGGCTCAGAGGGGAGCGGCTTCAATGCCACATTCCACGTCGGGAGCTACTGCCCTCCGTGGGAGGGCCGTTGCGGCGGCCCGTCTGGAGGTTGCTTCACCCAAGAGCAGCGCTGCGACGGGAAGTGGGATTGCCCCGAGACCGGTAAGGATGAGGACGGATGCCGGGGTTGTAGTCGCAATCAGTTTGCCTGCGGCGTCGCGGGGCAGAGGATGGCGGCAGCGTCCAGCCACTTCGCTGGGCGCCCGGTATGTTACCCAGTGAGTGAGCGCTGCAACTACCAGCTGTATTGTGCCGATGGCAGCGACGAGAGGGACTGCACTGTTTGCCAGCCTGGAACCTTCCATTGTGACAGTGACAG GTGTGTGTTTGAGAGTTGGCGTTGCGATGGCCAGTTGGACTGTAAAGACGGCACAGATGAGCTCAACTGTACGGTGGTCCTGCCGCGCAAGGTCATCACCGCAGCAACGGTGGGCAGCCTGGTCTGTGGGCTCTTGTTGGTCATCGCAATGGGATGTACCTGTAAGCTGTACTCGCTCAGGACCAGGGAGTACAG TCTGTTTGCACCAATCAGCCGACACGAAGCGGAGCTGATCCAGCAGCAGGCCCCTCCCTCCTACGGTCAGTTGATTGCACAAGGCATCATCCCCCCAGTTGAGGACTTCCCAACGGAAAACCCTAATGAG TCTTCGTCCTTGTCCCTGAGGGGGCTGCTCCAGCTCCTTCGCCAGGATGCAGTCAGCTCCCCACAGCGGAGACGCAGGCCCCGATTTATCCGCCGAGCCGTACGCCGTATGAGAAGGTGGGGTCTCATCCCCAGACCGCCTTCTAGACCCGCTCAAGCCCCTAGCTCTAACCAGCAGCAGCCTGACGTTGCTCCTCTGGGTCAGGAACTAACTCGTTCCAGCCCAGCCAGCTCCTCTTCAGCCGTGGAAGCCGTCAACCAGCCCGTGCCCCAGAAAGTCAGCCTGTTGACTCAGTTGGCGCGGCGTGACACGTTGTGTCAAGCGGCGTCCCTCGCGCCACCACTTCCGCCCCCGCCCTCTTCTTCGCTGCCTCCGCCTCCCTATGCCCCCCCTGCTCCACCTGCAGAGGTGCCGCTGACGCCTCCAGTGGGCATCCCTCCCAGCAGCCCCTCTATGGCCTCCATCTTCCAATCGCTAGGCTTGAGTTTGTCCTTGTTCAGGGCATCGCCCTCGTCCTCCTCCAATAACTACATGCCCCTTTCCGCCTCCCcttctttctcttcttcttcCGACGATGACGTGCTGCTTATCCCGCTGTCCGAGGATGCCGCCTCTGAAGACGACGTACCCATGCTCACATGA